The following are from one region of the uncultured Hyphomonas sp. genome:
- a CDS encoding OmpA family protein codes for MSFETVDGEEGVHAVHVRQLVRRTGHLPFIPFGLVPLVGLGALFLIALVPFALGVQGATKRAVTEALAANGVDWARTSVSGQSVQISGEPPSGAEAHRARLIAKQAASATPFGLARPATRVTVPQGPYKAPPERQDTKEAAAVAPLKDVTDEAAASPAWHFVLSHGVLTLNGAMPDQKTKDRVIRDAMSKVSPPRITGIEDQLEVTGGEAPEGYIDVATRGINTVTRCDSGRAGFEQGRFSLRCELPDSDADEVRREALASMPFGTVDTVDILPHDAVITCEAELTDLLKDARIEFDSSSSVIDASSNALLDEVVAAVRRCPGTLRIEGHTDSTGPEDENETLSRNRALAVRNALVARNVDPQRLIAEGYGATRPLAGNTTPEGRARNRRIDIRVVRASE; via the coding sequence GTGAGCTTTGAGACCGTCGACGGGGAAGAAGGCGTGCACGCCGTGCATGTGCGCCAGCTTGTCCGCAGGACCGGGCACCTGCCTTTCATTCCCTTCGGCCTGGTCCCGCTGGTCGGGCTGGGCGCCTTGTTCCTGATCGCGCTTGTGCCGTTTGCTCTGGGCGTGCAGGGCGCCACCAAGCGCGCGGTGACAGAGGCGCTCGCTGCCAATGGCGTGGACTGGGCACGGACTTCCGTCAGCGGACAATCGGTCCAGATTTCGGGGGAGCCGCCGTCCGGCGCAGAGGCACACAGGGCGCGGCTGATCGCGAAGCAGGCCGCCTCTGCCACGCCTTTTGGCCTGGCCAGACCGGCAACGCGCGTGACCGTGCCGCAGGGACCGTACAAGGCCCCGCCGGAGCGGCAGGACACGAAAGAGGCCGCTGCCGTCGCCCCGCTCAAGGATGTCACCGATGAGGCCGCCGCCTCGCCTGCCTGGCATTTTGTTCTGTCTCATGGCGTGCTCACCCTCAATGGCGCAATGCCCGATCAGAAAACGAAGGACAGGGTCATCCGCGATGCCATGAGCAAGGTGTCGCCTCCGCGTATCACGGGCATCGAGGACCAGTTGGAGGTCACGGGCGGCGAAGCGCCGGAGGGATATATCGATGTGGCGACGCGCGGCATCAACACCGTCACCCGGTGCGATTCGGGCCGGGCCGGGTTTGAACAGGGCCGCTTCAGCCTGCGCTGCGAATTGCCGGATTCCGATGCGGACGAGGTTCGCCGCGAGGCGCTTGCGTCCATGCCGTTCGGCACCGTCGATACGGTCGATATCCTGCCGCACGACGCGGTCATCACCTGTGAGGCGGAACTCACCGATTTACTGAAGGATGCGCGTATTGAGTTTGACTCCTCAAGCTCCGTCATCGACGCCTCCAGCAATGCGCTGCTGGATGAGGTCGTGGCGGCTGTGCGCCGATGCCCCGGCACGCTGCGCATTGAAGGCCACACAGATTCCACAGGCCCGGAAGACGAGAACGAAACGCTGAGCCGTAACCGCGCGCTGGCCGTGCGCAACGCGCTGGTGGCCCGCAATGTCGACCCGCAACGCCTGATCGCTGAAGGCTATGGCGCGACCCGTCCGCTCGCCGGAAATACCACGCCGGAGGGGCGCGCGCGCAACCGCCGGATCGATATCCGCGTCGTGCGGGCATCCGAATGA
- a CDS encoding SUMF1/EgtB/PvdO family nonheme iron enzyme produces MLRLLLLGIAGFFAVLTGQADTAPPPRYALVIGNSDYQQRGWQLSNPANDARLMADSLAEVGFQVDLVLNASEDRMEEAFAAHGARLKAGGQKAVGLIYYAGHGVQSQGLNYLVPVDANARSEQDIWRQAPRLGDALRYVEDAGNAVNFVILDACRDNPLPSATRSAAGGLAEVKPARGLLISYSTAPGYVAYDGEGGNSAFAVALAQTLIRQNLIAEQVFKRVADSVNAATGGLQTPFYNSGLTGADFCFAGCSGAPAPAPTVISDSILSTRLPAGTRSTASTGEVPVAGPAASPEAGTVSGLLRQGAFAAASSGGPVNARRFNDCADCPQMVAIPAGSFLMGSPESELERKDTEGPQWEPQVAAFAVSEKEISWADLDACVAAGGCTGNEAKAETRSDRWKRGVMPAINITWWEAMDYVRWLNDQVEGTPYRLLNEAEWEYAARAGTATAFNTGDYLTDKDANFNAGGRQYNGGPKGKFPRQPLPAGSYPPNAFGLYDMHGNVAEWVADCWSHDYMGRTGKAEAEPGAEKCSRAVRGGSWEKIPSYVRSAVRDAFPPGGRDDAIGFRVARDADPS; encoded by the coding sequence ATGCTTCGCCTGTTGCTGCTTGGAATTGCAGGTTTTTTTGCGGTACTCACGGGGCAGGCCGATACGGCCCCGCCACCGCGCTATGCATTGGTGATCGGAAATTCCGACTACCAGCAAAGGGGATGGCAGCTTTCCAATCCCGCGAATGATGCCCGCCTGATGGCGGACTCTCTCGCCGAAGTGGGCTTTCAGGTCGATCTTGTCCTGAACGCCAGCGAGGACCGGATGGAGGAGGCGTTCGCTGCCCATGGCGCGCGGCTCAAGGCGGGCGGCCAGAAAGCTGTCGGCCTGATCTATTATGCCGGGCACGGCGTACAGTCTCAGGGGCTGAACTATCTGGTGCCGGTGGATGCCAATGCGCGTTCCGAACAGGACATCTGGCGCCAGGCGCCGCGCCTCGGCGATGCGCTGCGCTATGTTGAGGATGCGGGCAATGCGGTGAATTTCGTGATCCTCGATGCCTGCCGGGACAATCCGCTGCCGAGCGCAACGCGCAGCGCAGCCGGCGGGCTGGCGGAGGTAAAGCCCGCGCGCGGCCTGCTGATCTCCTATTCCACGGCGCCTGGCTATGTCGCCTATGACGGGGAGGGCGGAAATTCCGCGTTCGCCGTCGCGCTGGCGCAAACGCTGATCCGGCAAAACCTGATCGCGGAACAGGTGTTCAAGCGCGTCGCAGACAGCGTGAATGCGGCGACCGGCGGGCTGCAGACCCCGTTCTACAATTCCGGCCTGACCGGGGCCGACTTCTGCTTCGCCGGCTGTAGCGGCGCGCCGGCCCCTGCGCCCACGGTGATTTCCGATTCCATTCTGTCGACGCGCCTGCCAGCCGGAACGCGCTCGACCGCTTCGACCGGTGAGGTGCCCGTGGCCGGTCCGGCGGCGTCACCCGAAGCCGGCACCGTGTCCGGCCTCCTGCGCCAGGGCGCTTTTGCGGCGGCGTCGAGTGGCGGCCCGGTCAATGCGCGCAGGTTCAACGACTGCGCCGACTGTCCGCAAATGGTGGCCATTCCGGCGGGCAGCTTCCTCATGGGCTCACCGGAGAGCGAGCTGGAACGCAAGGACACGGAGGGCCCGCAATGGGAACCGCAGGTCGCCGCCTTCGCGGTATCTGAAAAGGAAATCAGTTGGGCCGATCTCGATGCCTGTGTCGCCGCAGGCGGCTGCACCGGAAACGAGGCGAAGGCCGAAACCCGCTCCGACCGCTGGAAGCGCGGCGTCATGCCGGCCATCAACATCACCTGGTGGGAGGCGATGGATTATGTCCGCTGGCTGAACGATCAGGTGGAGGGGACCCCCTATCGCCTGCTGAACGAGGCCGAGTGGGAATATGCCGCCCGCGCGGGCACGGCGACGGCGTTCAATACCGGCGACTATCTCACCGACAAGGACGCGAACTTCAATGCCGGCGGGCGCCAGTATAATGGCGGGCCAAAAGGCAAGTTCCCGCGCCAGCCTCTGCCGGCCGGCTCCTATCCGCCGAACGCGTTTGGCCTGTACGATATGCACGGCAATGTGGCCGAATGGGTCGCGGACTGCTGGAGCCATGATTACATGGGTCGTACCGGCAAGGCGGAGGCCGAACCGGGCGCGGAGAAATGCTCACGCGCGGTGCGCGGCGGCAGCTGGGAAAAGATCCCGTCCTATGTGCGCTCTGCCGTGCGCGACGCGTTCCCGCCCGGCGGGCGGGACGATGCGATCGGCTTCCGTGTGGCGAGAGATGCTGATCCGTCATGA
- the xseA gene encoding exodeoxyribonuclease VII large subunit gives MSDAPPSNGAPNDAAISVSDLAASLKRTIETNYDHVVVRGELGRVTIARSGHMYADIKDDKAVLNTVMWKGQVDRLPFRPEEGLEVIATGKLSIYAGRSNYQMIASSMRPAGAGALMALLEERKKKLAAEGLFAAEHKKTLPFLPRTIGVVTSPTGAVIRDILHRIRDRFPVRVIVWPALVQGDQAAGQITAGIKGFNAMTGADRPDVLIVARGGGSIEDLWPFNEESVVRAAFESEIPLISAVGHETDTTLIDYVSDARAPTPTGAAEIAVPVRQELLLQTGEASERLKRALARRTAQAKDKLTAARLPRPETLLQTKRQRLDYAAATLPRAALALTQKARVRLSRLTISPASLRSEIRTSKQRLRDVAVRARPALTRLMQQRETALASQGKLLETLSYQATLKRGYALVRDDAGKLVRSAGSAASAASLKISFADGDVTAVPGGASGTPPPPASKPAKPKPKGQQGSLF, from the coding sequence ATGTCAGATGCTCCCCCCTCCAATGGCGCCCCCAATGATGCCGCTATCAGCGTTTCCGATCTCGCCGCCAGCCTGAAGCGGACGATCGAGACGAATTACGACCATGTCGTCGTGCGCGGGGAACTGGGCCGGGTTACCATCGCCCGCTCCGGCCACATGTATGCCGACATCAAGGACGACAAGGCCGTGCTCAACACGGTGATGTGGAAAGGCCAGGTCGACCGGCTGCCCTTCCGCCCGGAAGAAGGCCTGGAAGTGATCGCGACGGGCAAACTGTCGATCTATGCGGGCCGCTCGAACTATCAGATGATCGCCTCGTCCATGCGGCCGGCCGGCGCCGGGGCGCTGATGGCCCTGCTGGAGGAACGGAAGAAGAAGCTCGCCGCCGAAGGCCTTTTCGCGGCTGAGCACAAGAAGACGCTGCCCTTCCTACCGCGCACCATCGGCGTGGTCACCAGCCCCACCGGCGCCGTGATCCGCGATATCCTGCACCGCATCCGCGACCGTTTCCCCGTGCGCGTCATCGTCTGGCCCGCGCTGGTGCAGGGGGATCAGGCCGCCGGGCAGATCACCGCGGGTATCAAGGGCTTCAACGCCATGACCGGCGCCGACCGCCCGGACGTGCTGATCGTCGCCCGCGGCGGCGGCTCCATCGAGGACCTCTGGCCTTTCAATGAAGAGAGCGTCGTCCGCGCCGCCTTCGAGAGCGAGATCCCGCTGATCTCCGCCGTTGGCCACGAGACCGATACGACGCTGATCGACTATGTCTCCGACGCCCGCGCCCCGACGCCGACCGGCGCCGCCGAGATCGCCGTGCCCGTGCGCCAGGAATTGCTGCTGCAAACCGGCGAGGCCAGCGAGCGCCTGAAGCGCGCCCTCGCCCGCCGCACCGCGCAGGCCAAGGACAAGCTGACCGCTGCCCGCCTGCCGCGCCCGGAAACCCTGCTGCAGACCAAGCGCCAGCGGCTGGACTATGCCGCCGCCACCCTGCCGCGCGCGGCCCTCGCCCTGACGCAGAAAGCGCGCGTCCGCCTCTCGCGCCTGACCATCAGCCCGGCCAGCCTGCGCAGTGAAATCCGCACCTCGAAACAACGCCTGCGCGATGTCGCCGTGCGGGCCCGGCCCGCGCTGACCCGTCTGATGCAGCAGCGCGAAACCGCGCTGGCGTCTCAGGGCAAGCTACTGGAAACGCTGTCCTATCAGGCGACGCTGAAACGCGGCTATGCGCTGGTACGCGACGATGCCGGAAAGCTCGTCCGCTCCGCGGGATCGGCCGCCAGCGCCGCCAGCCTGAAGATCAGCTTTGCCGACGGGGACGTGACCGCCGTGCCGGGCGGAGCAAGCGGCACGCCGCCGCCACCTGCCTCAAAACCGGCCAAGCCGAAACCAAAAGGCCAGCAGGGCTCGCTTTTTTAG
- the cysE gene encoding serine O-acetyltransferase, with protein MPDTNPDIGAPPPAWKRLRFEAAAAAADEPSLAGYINAAILAHDTLCDALAYHLAEKIGDSTIGTQQVRDILCDACESHDELVDKAEADMMAVLERDPACRGLLQPFLFFKGFQALQTHRIANVLWREGRETLAFHFQSRASELFGVDIHPAARIGRGVMLDHATDITIGETTVVGDGCSILQGVTLGGTGKEVGDRHPKIGRGVLVSVGAKVLGNIHIGDEVKVAAGSVVLKDVPAHCTVAGVPAKIVSGPSCCQPAMTMDQSLPEAADD; from the coding sequence ATGCCAGATACAAATCCCGACATCGGCGCCCCGCCGCCCGCCTGGAAGCGTTTGCGCTTCGAAGCTGCTGCAGCGGCAGCAGATGAGCCCTCGCTTGCCGGCTATATCAATGCCGCCATTCTGGCCCATGATACGCTGTGCGATGCGCTGGCTTATCACCTGGCCGAAAAGATCGGGGATTCCACCATCGGCACCCAGCAGGTGCGGGACATCCTGTGCGATGCCTGCGAGTCCCATGACGAACTCGTCGACAAGGCCGAGGCCGACATGATGGCCGTTCTGGAGCGTGACCCGGCCTGCCGCGGCCTGCTGCAGCCCTTCCTGTTCTTCAAAGGCTTCCAGGCCCTGCAGACGCACCGCATCGCCAATGTGCTGTGGCGCGAGGGACGCGAGACGCTGGCCTTCCATTTCCAGTCCCGCGCCTCAGAACTTTTCGGTGTCGACATTCACCCTGCCGCCCGCATCGGGCGCGGTGTGATGCTGGACCATGCCACCGACATCACCATCGGTGAGACAACCGTGGTCGGCGATGGCTGCTCCATCCTGCAGGGCGTGACCCTCGGCGGCACCGGTAAGGAAGTCGGCGACCGTCACCCCAAGATCGGGCGCGGCGTGCTCGTTTCTGTCGGGGCGAAAGTGCTGGGCAACATTCACATTGGCGACGAAGTGAAAGTCGCCGCCGGGTCTGTTGTGCTGAAAGACGTGCCGGCGCACTGCACCGTGGCGGGCGTTCCGGCGAAGATCGTGTCCGGCCCATCCTGCTGCCAGCCGGCCATGACGATGGACCAGTCGCTGCCCGAAGCTGCGGACGACTGA
- a CDS encoding efflux RND transporter permease subunit: MIRALSLFYRLPRLTVLSMLIMLIGGVGAMFTLGRQEDPTLVERFGTVVAFMPGADAERMEALVTEPLESALMELPELDEIHSSSRAGVSQITLDVRDDLNATEVDNAWTLVRQKVNQAQAQFPEGVSVPEVTQQYVGAATMVVGIQWDSEEDPPLAVMRRLALDLQDRFERLPGTELTETFGLPSEEVRVVMDPDALAATGLSFRQAAAALAAGDSKAPAGRLRAEGGNVGFQIGGEFDSISRVRSVPIVQRADGTAVRLGDIADVRKGLADPPVNMAFENGHRAILIGVYISPGQRVDKWADTAHAVVDDFARNTPPGLAIRTIFDQSTYTNARLNGLAQNLLFSAAIVFCVLFLTMGWRSAFVVGMALPLTVALVLILFKVFGHPLHQMSVTGLVISLGLLIDNAIVVVDDFDQWRVRGLNRLDAIERSLKHLFAPLAASTLTTALAFAPIAMMPGPAGEFIGMIGLSVVFAVCSSFLISVTVIPAMAGWFDRTRGWERGEATRPRRWWRDGIAINYISDGYRATVEAVLRFPLLGVVLGIAPAILGFWLAGTLPNQFFPQTERDQFQLTLQLPPEANLSDTRAATQRATELIRSLEGVKDVTWVLGEPAPRVYYNAINNTRGVEGLASGWVQLDNNLRTRQIVADVQRLVRNEFPSARFLALPYEQGPPADAPVEFRILGDDFETLNRLGDETRAVLAQTPGVTYTVASLQLGAPTMKLNADETAAALTGERLTDLAADLNAELEGVRAGSVLEGTEELPVMVIAPDSRRQELSNLRSATVGSGSGGTPLSALGQLSLDPETAVITRWDGQRMNQILAYLEPYTLAAPVLADYQARLEATGFSVPAGYSVVIGGEAENSAEAATGLASVGIPLILVMAGAIMLVFNSFRMMVLILSTGFLSIGLAFFGVWLFNLPMGFNAIVGGLGLLGISINASIVVLSLLKADPWAMADDVIRQREIVVDATRHIVATTLTTMGGFIPILLSGDNFWLPLAAGISGGVAGSALLSLYFTPAVFRIMTYKPVRRLFGYRPAVPETSGE; encoded by the coding sequence ATGATCCGGGCACTCAGTCTCTTTTACCGCCTGCCGCGCCTGACGGTGCTGTCCATGCTGATCATGCTGATCGGCGGGGTCGGGGCGATGTTCACGCTGGGCCGCCAGGAGGACCCGACGCTGGTCGAGCGTTTCGGCACGGTCGTCGCCTTCATGCCGGGCGCGGACGCCGAGCGGATGGAAGCGCTGGTCACCGAACCGCTGGAATCGGCGCTGATGGAATTGCCGGAGCTGGATGAGATCCACTCCTCGTCCCGCGCAGGTGTCTCCCAGATCACGCTGGATGTGCGCGATGACCTGAACGCCACCGAAGTGGACAATGCCTGGACGCTGGTCCGCCAGAAGGTGAACCAGGCGCAGGCACAGTTCCCGGAGGGCGTCTCTGTGCCTGAAGTGACACAGCAATATGTCGGCGCCGCGACCATGGTGGTCGGCATCCAGTGGGACAGCGAGGAAGACCCGCCGCTCGCGGTGATGCGGCGCCTGGCGCTGGACCTGCAGGACCGGTTCGAGCGGCTTCCGGGCACGGAGCTGACGGAGACGTTCGGCCTGCCTTCGGAAGAAGTACGCGTGGTTATGGACCCGGACGCGCTGGCGGCGACGGGGCTGTCTTTCCGGCAGGCGGCCGCGGCGCTCGCGGCAGGGGATTCCAAGGCTCCGGCCGGCCGGTTGCGCGCCGAGGGCGGCAATGTCGGCTTCCAGATCGGCGGGGAGTTCGACTCCATTTCCCGCGTGCGGTCTGTGCCCATCGTACAAAGGGCAGATGGCACGGCGGTGCGTCTTGGCGACATCGCGGATGTGCGCAAGGGGCTGGCCGACCCGCCGGTGAACATGGCGTTCGAGAACGGGCACCGGGCGATCCTGATCGGGGTCTATATCTCGCCCGGCCAGCGCGTCGACAAATGGGCCGATACGGCGCATGCCGTGGTGGACGATTTCGCGCGTAATACGCCGCCAGGCCTGGCGATCCGCACCATATTCGACCAGAGCACCTATACGAATGCGCGCCTCAATGGCCTCGCGCAGAACCTGTTGTTCTCGGCGGCAATCGTCTTCTGCGTCCTGTTCCTGACCATGGGCTGGCGGTCTGCCTTCGTGGTCGGCATGGCCCTGCCGCTGACCGTGGCGCTGGTGCTGATCCTGTTCAAGGTGTTCGGCCACCCGCTGCATCAGATGTCGGTGACCGGCCTCGTCATTTCGCTCGGCCTGCTGATCGACAATGCCATCGTGGTTGTGGACGATTTTGACCAGTGGCGGGTGCGCGGGCTGAACCGGCTGGATGCGATCGAGCGCAGCCTGAAGCACCTTTTCGCACCGCTCGCCGCCTCCACGCTGACCACCGCGCTGGCCTTTGCACCGATTGCCATGATGCCCGGTCCGGCGGGGGAGTTTATCGGCATGATCGGCCTGTCGGTTGTTTTCGCGGTCTGTTCATCCTTCCTGATTTCGGTGACGGTGATCCCGGCCATGGCGGGCTGGTTCGACCGGACACGCGGCTGGGAACGGGGCGAGGCGACCCGCCCGCGCCGCTGGTGGCGGGACGGCATCGCCATCAATTACATATCTGACGGATACCGGGCGACGGTCGAAGCCGTGCTGCGCTTTCCGCTGCTGGGCGTCGTGCTGGGCATCGCGCCGGCTATTCTCGGCTTCTGGCTGGCAGGGACGCTGCCCAATCAGTTCTTCCCGCAGACCGAGCGCGACCAGTTCCAGCTGACGCTGCAGCTGCCGCCCGAGGCGAACCTGTCCGATACCCGGGCCGCCACGCAGCGGGCAACCGAACTGATCCGCTCGCTGGAAGGCGTGAAGGATGTCACCTGGGTTCTGGGGGAGCCGGCGCCCCGCGTCTATTACAACGCGATCAACAATACGCGCGGCGTCGAGGGGCTGGCTTCCGGCTGGGTCCAGCTGGACAATAATCTCCGTACACGCCAGATCGTCGCGGACGTGCAGCGGCTGGTCCGGAACGAGTTTCCGTCCGCCCGCTTCCTGGCGCTGCCTTATGAGCAGGGCCCGCCCGCCGATGCGCCGGTCGAATTCCGTATCCTCGGCGATGACTTCGAAACGCTGAACCGGCTGGGCGACGAGACGCGGGCCGTGCTCGCCCAGACGCCGGGTGTGACTTACACGGTGGCCTCGCTGCAGCTTGGTGCGCCGACCATGAAACTCAACGCTGACGAGACGGCCGCTGCCCTGACGGGAGAGCGCCTGACCGATCTTGCCGCTGATCTCAATGCTGAACTGGAAGGCGTGCGCGCAGGCTCTGTCCTTGAAGGCACGGAGGAGCTGCCGGTCATGGTGATCGCGCCGGACAGCCGCCGGCAGGAATTGTCGAACCTGCGCTCGGCCACGGTTGGCTCCGGCTCGGGCGGTACGCCGCTGTCGGCGCTGGGGCAGCTGTCGCTCGATCCGGAGACGGCGGTGATCACCCGCTGGGATGGGCAGCGGATGAACCAGATCCTCGCTTATCTCGAACCTTATACGCTCGCCGCGCCCGTGCTGGCCGACTATCAGGCGCGGCTGGAGGCGACGGGCTTCTCCGTTCCGGCAGGCTACAGCGTCGTGATTGGCGGAGAGGCGGAGAACTCCGCCGAGGCGGCGACCGGCCTCGCCAGCGTGGGCATTCCGCTGATCCTCGTGATGGCCGGGGCGATCATGCTGGTGTTCAACTCCTTCCGCATGATGGTGCTGATCCTGTCGACGGGGTTCCTGTCCATCGGGCTCGCCTTCTTCGGCGTGTGGTTGTTCAACCTGCCCATGGGCTTCAACGCGATTGTCGGCGGCCTGGGCCTGCTCGGCATTTCCATCAACGCGTCGATCGTGGTGCTGAGTCTGCTGAAGGCGGACCCGTGGGCGATGGCCGACGATGTGATCCGCCAGCGCGAGATTGTCGTGGATGCCACGCGCCATATCGTGGCGACGACGCTGACGACGATGGGCGGTTTCATCCCGATCCTCCTGTCGGGGGATAATTTCTGGCTGCCGCTGGCGGCGGGAATCTCCGGCGGTGTGGCGGGATCTGCCCTGCTGTCGCTGTATTTCACCCCGGCCGTGTTCCGGATCATGACTTACAAGCCCGTTCGCCGGCTGTTCGGTTATCGCCCCGCCGTGCCCGAGACCTCCGGTGAGTAA
- a CDS encoding DUF3126 family protein, with protein sequence MNREETLRLEAYLKEKLNPGLRLLPRDKTDDSVEVYLGAEFIAVIYKDVDEGETSYQFQMTVLEEDING encoded by the coding sequence ATGAACCGCGAAGAAACGCTCCGCCTTGAAGCCTATCTCAAAGAGAAGCTGAACCCCGGCCTGCGCCTGCTGCCGCGCGACAAGACGGACGATTCTGTCGAAGTCTATCTCGGCGCCGAGTTCATTGCCGTCATCTACAAGGATGTCGATGAGGGCGAGACCTCCTACCAGTTCCAGATGACCGTTCTGGAAGAAGACATCAACGGCTAA